One genomic region from Candidatus Babeliales bacterium encodes:
- a CDS encoding MerR family transcriptional regulator, with protein MRMQKRQFRIGELAEYLGVERFVIRFWEKEFNLRPTRSEGGQRFYEERDLERMQKIKQLLYEEGFTIAGAKKALKSKKDKPIVASQKTTFDETLPENVTHRLKTIKKKLLALRQQL; from the coding sequence ATGAGAATGCAAAAACGGCAGTTCCGAATCGGAGAACTTGCAGAGTACTTGGGCGTGGAACGCTTCGTCATTCGTTTTTGGGAAAAAGAATTCAATCTACGGCCAACACGCTCAGAAGGCGGACAACGGTTTTACGAAGAAAGAGATCTCGAACGCATGCAAAAAATTAAGCAGCTTTTGTATGAAGAAGGATTTACCATCGCAGGCGCAAAAAAAGCTTTGAAATCAAAAAAAGACAAGCCTATTGTTGCATCCCAAAAAACAACATTTGATGAAACACTACCCGAAAACGTCACCCATAGACTTAAGACTATTAAGAAAAAATTACTCGCATTAAGACAGCAACTATAA